One Lachnospiraceae bacterium C1.1 genomic region harbors:
- a CDS encoding transporter substrate-binding domain-containing protein, producing the protein MKKKIISVLIASAMALSLSACGSATASTASTAAAPSASAETEAASSEAAEAPADGGKLVMATNAEFPPYEYHDSDQIVGIDAEIAAAIAKELGCELEIEDIAFDSIIPEVTSGKADFGMAGMTVTEERKQSVNFSDTYATARQSVIVKEDSDITDIDGLTGKLIGVQTGTTGDLYATDDYGDENIERYSKGMEAVQALAQGKIDAVIIDNEPAKVYVAENEGLKILDTAYAEEEYAICVALDNTELVDKINTALAKLKEDGTIDGIVAKYIKSE; encoded by the coding sequence ATGAAAAAGAAAATTATATCTGTTTTAATTGCATCTGCAATGGCTTTATCACTTTCAGCCTGTGGTTCAGCTACTGCTTCAACAGCATCAACTGCAGCAGCTCCCTCTGCAAGCGCAGAAACTGAGGCTGCATCATCAGAAGCAGCAGAGGCTCCGGCAGACGGTGGTAAACTTGTTATGGCTACAAATGCTGAGTTCCCGCCTTATGAATATCATGACAGTGATCAGATCGTTGGAATTGATGCTGAGATAGCTGCAGCAATAGCTAAGGAACTTGGATGTGAGCTTGAGATCGAGGATATCGCTTTTGATTCCATCATTCCTGAAGTAACCAGCGGTAAGGCTGATTTTGGTATGGCAGGAATGACAGTTACCGAAGAAAGAAAGCAGAGTGTTAATTTCTCTGATACATACGCAACAGCAAGACAGTCTGTAATTGTAAAGGAAGATTCAGATATTACTGATATTGATGGTCTTACAGGCAAGCTTATCGGTGTTCAGACAGGTACAACAGGCGATCTTTACGCTACAGATGATTACGGCGATGAGAACATCGAGCGTTACAGCAAGGGTATGGAGGCTGTACAGGCACTTGCACAGGGTAAGATCGATGCAGTTATCATTGATAATGAGCCTGCAAAGGTTTATGTAGCTGAAAACGAAGGCCTTAAGATACTTGATACAGCTTATGCTGAGGAAGAGTATGCTATTTGTGTAGCACTTGACAATACTGAGCTTGTAGATAAGATAAACACAGCTCTTGCAAAGCTTAAAGAAGACGGAACCATTGACGGAATCGTTGCAAAATATATTAAGAGTGAATAA
- a CDS encoding ATP-binding protein yields the protein MKEIMTINTPGIYYSMAYFCGTIGFLWHNSKEKVSFWFLKMALFALALSAFMVLTDDKPAIFFVPLMLCCIFFITVFIKYMSQVKWIEALYHTVRAFLSGEFMASLAWQINFYLIKNEKIPIGFLPELPAALLIYLLVTIFLLKIEGRSKKDNLRLYITEKNIIPVIIISIMAFFVSNLGYIYGDTPFSSGFSDVMFIIRTMVDLAGLSMLYAYHMQLVEIQMASDLQKTENMMRMQYESYKNSEEAVALINQKYHDIKHQIAILRSERDSADFADSLDKIENEIKSYEAQNKTGNEILDTILTGKVLRCQQNNIEFTIVADGALLSFMDKFDMASLFGNALDNAIEASMTVENEKKRLIHLSIARQKAFIKIQIENRFDGNIRFENGIPLSRKEDSRYHGFGTKSIKTIVEKYGGSVNFTEKDNWFKLNILFNMRVNER from the coding sequence ATGAAAGAAATTATGACTATTAATACACCCGGAATATATTATTCAATGGCATATTTCTGTGGAACTATTGGATTTCTCTGGCATAACAGTAAAGAAAAAGTTTCTTTCTGGTTTTTGAAAATGGCTCTGTTTGCTCTTGCATTATCTGCTTTTATGGTTCTCACAGACGACAAACCAGCAATATTTTTTGTTCCTTTAATGCTTTGCTGTATTTTTTTTATAACCGTTTTTATAAAATATATGTCTCAGGTTAAATGGATCGAAGCCTTATATCATACCGTCAGGGCATTTCTTTCAGGTGAATTTATGGCTTCTCTTGCCTGGCAGATCAATTTTTATCTTATAAAGAATGAAAAAATACCGATTGGATTTCTTCCGGAACTACCGGCTGCCCTTTTAATATATCTTCTGGTTACTATTTTCCTCTTAAAAATTGAAGGGCGTAGTAAAAAAGATAATTTAAGATTATATATTACAGAAAAAAATATAATTCCTGTCATAATAATTTCAATAATGGCATTTTTTGTCAGTAACCTGGGATATATATATGGTGACACACCATTCAGCAGTGGATTCAGCGATGTGATGTTTATTATCAGAACTATGGTAGATCTGGCAGGTTTATCAATGCTTTATGCATACCATATGCAGCTTGTGGAAATCCAGATGGCATCCGACCTGCAGAAAACAGAAAATATGATGAGAATGCAGTATGAAAGCTATAAAAATTCAGAGGAAGCCGTGGCACTGATAAACCAGAAATATCACGATATTAAACATCAGATAGCAATTCTCCGTTCAGAAAGAGATAGTGCCGATTTTGCAGATTCTCTTGATAAAATAGAAAATGAGATAAAAAGTTATGAGGCACAGAATAAAACCGGAAATGAGATTCTGGATACAATACTCACAGGCAAAGTTCTCAGATGCCAGCAAAACAATATAGAATTTACAATCGTTGCTGATGGCGCGTTATTATCGTTTATGGATAAATTTGATATGGCATCTTTGTTTGGAAACGCACTTGACAACGCCATAGAAGCATCCATGACTGTTGAAAATGAAAAAAAACGTCTTATACACCTGTCAATAGCCAGGCAGAAGGCTTTTATCAAAATTCAGATCGAGAACAGATTTGATGGGAATATAAGATTTGAAAACGGAATACCTTTAAGCAGGAAGGAGGATTCCAGATATCACGGTTTTGGAACAAAAAGCATAAAAACTATTGTAGAAAAATACGGAGGGTCAGTAAATTTCACAGAAAAAGATAACTGGTTTAAGCTTAATATTCTTTTTAACATGAGGGTAAATGAGAGGTGA
- a CDS encoding alpha/beta hydrolase — MIKLEFNLCEEGSTEHAKIEFFLQDYSPKMPKSEKRGMVIICPGGGYDHLSVRESEPLAFKFMAAGYSTAILSYSVAPAKYPTALYELARIILMVRRNAEEWHVDPDNIILQGSSAGGHLTALMGCMWKEQFLKDYLSVDDSELLRPNRLILSYPVTTSGKRGHAASFQNLLGNKFDELKDKVSIEKNINADFPKTFLWHTYSDESVPVEGSLLFAITLRKYKIKFEMHIFPEGGHGLATADSMTADAAPENVRRSCSQWIDLALKWLELS, encoded by the coding sequence ATGATTAAATTAGAATTCAATCTTTGCGAAGAGGGCTCAACTGAACATGCTAAAATAGAGTTTTTTCTGCAGGATTATTCCCCTAAAATGCCAAAATCCGAAAAAAGAGGAATGGTCATAATCTGTCCTGGAGGCGGCTATGATCATCTTTCGGTAAGAGAATCAGAACCACTTGCATTTAAGTTTATGGCTGCAGGTTACAGTACTGCAATTCTGAGTTATTCTGTTGCACCTGCTAAATATCCAACAGCTTTGTATGAGCTTGCCAGGATCATACTTATGGTCAGAAGAAATGCTGAAGAATGGCATGTAGATCCCGATAATATCATTTTGCAGGGCTCATCAGCAGGCGGACATCTGACAGCTTTAATGGGATGCATGTGGAAAGAACAGTTCTTAAAGGACTATCTGTCTGTAGATGATTCCGAACTTTTACGTCCAAACCGGCTTATTCTTTCATATCCGGTAACGACGTCAGGCAAACGTGGGCATGCTGCATCATTTCAGAATCTTCTTGGAAATAAGTTTGATGAGCTTAAGGATAAAGTATCTATAGAAAAGAATATAAATGCTGATTTCCCAAAAACATTTCTATGGCATACCTACAGTGATGAATCGGTTCCTGTTGAAGGATCTTTGCTTTTTGCCATAACTTTAAGGAAATATAAGATTAAATTTGAAATGCATATTTTTCCTGAAGGAGGACACGGTCTTGCTACAGCAGATAGTATGACTGCAGATGCCGCCCCCGAGAATGTGCGACGTTCATGTTCGCAATGGATAGATCTTGCATTAAAATGGCTTGAATTATCTTAA
- a CDS encoding amino acid ABC transporter ATP-binding protein yields the protein MAESNDRKPLIEVKGLEKCFDKKNILDGIDAKFYTGDVVCVIGPSGSGKSTFLRCLNRLEEPTGGQIIFEGTDICDPKTDIDKHRQKMGMVFQQFNLFPHMSIMNNLTCAPIKLQGKTKEEAQAKAIELLNKVGLGDRANDYPSSLSGGQQQRIAIVRALCMEPDVMLFDEPTSALDPEMVGEVLNVMKDLASQKMTMIVVTHEMGFAREVANRVMFLDGGKFIEENSPEEFFTHPVNERTKLFLSKVL from the coding sequence ATGGCAGAAAGTAATGACAGAAAGCCTCTGATCGAGGTTAAAGGTCTCGAGAAGTGCTTTGATAAAAAAAATATCCTTGATGGTATTGATGCGAAGTTTTATACAGGCGATGTTGTCTGTGTTATCGGTCCTTCCGGATCCGGCAAATCAACCTTCCTTCGCTGTCTCAACCGTTTGGAAGAACCAACGGGCGGACAAATTATTTTCGAAGGAACGGATATCTGTGATCCTAAGACAGATATAGATAAACACAGACAGAAAATGGGAATGGTTTTCCAGCAATTTAATCTTTTCCCTCACATGAGTATAATGAATAATCTTACCTGTGCACCTATAAAACTTCAGGGTAAAACTAAAGAAGAAGCGCAGGCAAAAGCAATTGAGTTGTTAAATAAAGTAGGACTTGGCGATAGAGCGAATGATTATCCTTCAAGTCTTTCAGGCGGACAGCAGCAGCGTATAGCAATTGTTCGTGCTTTATGTATGGAGCCTGATGTAATGTTATTTGATGAACCGACTTCAGCTCTTGATCCTGAAATGGTTGGAGAAGTATTAAATGTTATGAAGGATCTGGCTTCTCAAAAAATGACGATGATCGTTGTAACTCATGAGATGGGATTTGCAAGAGAAGTTGCAAACAGAGTTATGTTTCTTGATGGTGGTAAATTTATTGAGGAGAATTCTCCGGAAGAATTCTTTACACATCCTGTAAATGAAAGAACCAAGCTCTTCCTGAGTAAAGTTTTATAA
- a CDS encoding N-acetylmuramoyl-L-alanine amidase, protein MISRILRKSVICSVISCILAVGLTTNAFATTIVLDPGHGNATKTNKGAYYEPYKEEELTLQLSQQIKEELSQVDGLKVELTRTTNDTDLTLQERADYAKSVGADYLISIHFNACGNHDKYGTEIWTSAYGKNYTTGLSLGSYILQQTTGLGLSCKSIRTRLGSNGDYYGIIRNGVANGIPTIILEQCYLDSPIDRAFLENGTSDIAHADAVGIYNFLCAQ, encoded by the coding sequence ATGATTTCGCGTATTTTAAGAAAATCTGTCATTTGCTCTGTAATTTCATGTATTTTAGCAGTAGGACTTACGACGAATGCGTTTGCAACTACTATAGTTCTGGATCCCGGACATGGAAATGCTACCAAAACAAATAAGGGTGCATACTATGAACCCTATAAAGAGGAAGAACTTACATTACAGCTTTCACAACAGATAAAAGAAGAACTTTCACAGGTTGATGGTCTTAAGGTTGAACTTACTAGAACTACAAATGACACAGACCTGACACTTCAGGAACGCGCTGATTATGCAAAGTCAGTTGGAGCTGATTATCTTATAAGTATTCATTTTAATGCCTGCGGTAATCATGACAAATATGGTACGGAGATCTGGACATCTGCATATGGAAAGAATTACACAACAGGGCTTTCACTTGGAAGTTATATTCTTCAGCAGACAACAGGTTTAGGTCTTAGTTGTAAAAGCATACGTACCAGACTCGGTTCTAACGGAGATTATTATGGAATCATAAGAAACGGCGTTGCTAATGGTATTCCAACAATTATTCTTGAGCAGTGCTATCTTGATAGTCCTATAGATCGTGCATTCCTTGAAAATGGAACTTCTGATATTGCACATGCTGATGCTGTTGGAATTTATAATTTCCTTTGTGCACAGTGA
- a CDS encoding ATP-binding cassette domain-containing protein has protein sequence MGWFDEQIKQRIKSDDEIFEDSFYRLTSAVTGKRLSDLMNDDRQATREAIFDVLRFYHVRHKDIPNVDNAEDELEFFLRPAGIMSRNVELSGKWYKDASGAMLSSRTDDNSVIALIPGKFSGYVFFDYKAGKNVSINSKNAELISKDALVFYKPLPMKKLSAKDLLIFSMEHIYGSDIGLCILTLLITAVLGMIITSLNNLLFGKVLISGSYKLLGAMACFMLSVSLSNILFGAINSLVIQRIATRLELVVKSATMMRILSLPVTFFKQYSSGELVGRAEYITDIVDSLINTGISSILAPIVSIFYLIQMSFYAPSLMIPSFVIIILITGVSVIATLMEIPIARRYMESETKEQGISYSIINGVQKIRLAGAEKRAFAQWAKKYSDAAEKYHPPLFVRVYPVISNAIVLIGSIVIYFTAVRNDVNVAEFMAFSTGHAMINAAFGSLVNAVAVLAQLKPVIELAKPILEAEPEISEEKAIVTKVSGRIELNNVSFRYDESQPMLIDNLSLKIKAGDYIAIVGKTGSGKSTLMRLLLGFEKSEKGAIYYDNKDIRNLDLKSLRRKIGVVLQNGNIFTGDIFANIAVNNNKLTLDEAWEAAEISGIADEIREMPMGMATIISDGSGVISGGQKQRIMIARAIASKPKILMMDEATSALDNITQKKISDALDRLDCTRIIIAHRLSTIKQCNRIIVLSEGKIVEDGDYESLIARGGLFSNLVKEQMA, from the coding sequence ATGGGTTGGTTTGATGAACAGATAAAACAGCGCATAAAGTCTGATGATGAAATATTTGAAGATTCATTTTACAGACTTACCAGCGCTGTTACGGGAAAAAGACTTTCTGATCTAATGAATGATGACAGGCAGGCAACAAGGGAGGCTATTTTTGATGTCCTGCGTTTTTATCATGTAAGACATAAAGATATTCCGAATGTAGATAATGCAGAAGATGAACTGGAATTCTTTCTCAGACCTGCCGGCATAATGAGCAGAAATGTCGAACTTAGCGGCAAATGGTATAAAGATGCCAGCGGAGCAATGCTTTCATCAAGAACAGATGATAATAGTGTTATTGCTCTTATTCCGGGAAAATTTTCAGGCTATGTTTTTTTTGATTATAAGGCAGGTAAAAATGTTAGTATAAACAGCAAAAATGCAGAACTGATCTCTAAAGATGCTCTTGTATTCTATAAACCGCTGCCAATGAAAAAACTCAGCGCTAAAGACCTGCTTATTTTCTCTATGGAGCATATTTATGGTTCTGACATAGGATTATGTATTTTAACACTGTTAATAACTGCTGTTTTAGGTATGATAATAACATCTTTAAACAATCTGTTATTTGGTAAGGTTTTAATTAGCGGTAGTTATAAGTTACTTGGAGCTATGGCATGTTTTATGCTGTCAGTCAGTCTAAGCAATATACTTTTTGGTGCTATTAATTCACTTGTTATACAAAGAATTGCAACCCGGCTCGAGCTTGTAGTCAAATCAGCAACTATGATGCGGATATTGTCTTTGCCGGTAACTTTTTTTAAGCAATACAGTTCCGGCGAACTTGTAGGAAGAGCAGAGTATATTACAGATATTGTCGATAGTCTTATAAATACCGGAATATCATCTATTCTTGCACCTATTGTATCAATTTTTTATTTGATTCAGATGAGTTTTTATGCTCCTTCACTTATGATCCCTTCTTTCGTGATAATTATTTTGATAACCGGAGTTTCTGTCATAGCAACTTTGATGGAAATACCCATAGCAAGGCGCTATATGGAATCAGAAACGAAAGAACAGGGTATCAGTTATTCGATTATCAATGGAGTTCAAAAAATACGTCTTGCCGGGGCAGAAAAACGCGCCTTTGCACAGTGGGCAAAAAAATATTCAGATGCTGCAGAGAAATATCATCCTCCATTATTTGTCAGGGTATACCCCGTGATCAGCAATGCTATAGTGTTGATCGGCTCAATAGTTATATATTTTACAGCAGTAAGAAATGATGTAAATGTTGCTGAATTTATGGCATTCAGTACCGGACATGCAATGATAAATGCTGCATTTGGATCTCTTGTAAATGCAGTTGCTGTTTTAGCACAGTTGAAACCTGTAATTGAACTTGCAAAACCGATTTTAGAAGCGGAGCCTGAAATAAGCGAAGAAAAGGCAATTGTAACCAAGGTTTCAGGCAGAATAGAATTAAATAATGTAAGTTTTAGATATGATGAAAGTCAGCCGATGCTGATAGATAATCTTTCACTTAAGATCAAAGCAGGAGATTATATTGCGATAGTTGGTAAAACAGGTTCCGGAAAATCGACGCTGATGCGCCTGCTGCTTGGTTTTGAAAAGAGTGAAAAAGGTGCTATATACTATGACAATAAAGATATTCGAAATCTGGATCTGAAATCTCTTCGACGTAAAATTGGAGTTGTACTTCAAAATGGAAATATTTTTACCGGAGATATTTTTGCCAATATTGCTGTAAATAACAATAAGCTTACTTTGGATGAAGCCTGGGAAGCTGCAGAAATTTCAGGTATTGCTGACGAAATCAGAGAAATGCCTATGGGAATGGCAACAATAATCAGTGATGGAAGCGGTGTTATCTCCGGAGGACAGAAACAGAGAATAATGATCGCCAGAGCTATAGCTTCTAAGCCTAAGATTCTAATGATGGATGAAGCCACAAGTGCCCTTGATAATATTACGCAGAAAAAAATCTCAGATGCATTAGACAGGCTTGACTGTACAAGGATAATCATAGCTCACAGGCTTTCTACAATAAAACAATGTAATAGGATCATAGTATTATCAGAGGGAAAAATCGTTGAAGATGGAGATTACGAAAGTCTTATCGCAAGAGGAGGACTCTTTAGTAATCTTGTTAAAGAACAAATGGCATAG
- a CDS encoding amino acid ABC transporter permease, with protein MLENLKSQFILNFVEDNRWSYLLNGLGVTLKITFFAALLGLLIGFIIAMIRGAYQGTGKYKIPNAICNLYLTVIRGTPVVVQLMIIYFVIFGSVRIDKSLVAILAFGINSGAYQAEIFRSGIQAIPKGQYEAGRSLGFSYKETMLTVIMPQAIRNVIPTLLNEFIALLKETSVAGYIALEDLTKGGDIIRSRTYSAFMPLIAVAVIYLLMVLLMEQLVKFIERRLNKNGRK; from the coding sequence ATGTTAGAAAACCTTAAAAGTCAGTTTATATTAAATTTCGTAGAAGATAATCGCTGGTCATATCTCTTAAATGGTCTTGGAGTGACGCTTAAAATCACATTTTTTGCGGCTCTCCTGGGCCTTTTAATTGGCTTTATCATTGCAATGATCAGGGGTGCATACCAGGGAACCGGTAAATATAAAATCCCAAATGCCATCTGTAATCTTTATCTTACAGTAATAAGGGGAACTCCGGTAGTTGTTCAGCTTATGATAATCTATTTTGTTATTTTCGGAAGTGTCAGGATCGACAAATCACTTGTTGCTATCCTTGCATTTGGAATCAACTCCGGTGCATATCAGGCTGAAATATTCAGATCCGGTATACAGGCAATACCTAAGGGACAGTATGAGGCAGGACGTTCACTTGGCTTTTCCTATAAAGAGACCATGCTTACGGTTATTATGCCTCAGGCGATCAGAAATGTTATTCCTACACTTTTGAATGAATTTATTGCTTTGCTTAAGGAAACTTCGGTTGCAGGTTATATTGCACTTGAAGATCTCACCAAGGGCGGAGATATCATAAGAAGCCGTACATATTCTGCATTTATGCCTCTTATAGCAGTTGCAGTTATTTATCTTTTGATGGTGCTCCTTATGGAACAGCTTGTTAAATTTATTGAACGGAGGCTTAATAAAAATGGCAGAAAGTAA
- a CDS encoding LytTR family DNA-binding domain-containing protein: MIRIAVVEDDENYRNELGSFLQKLESENNYKFKISYFTDGDEIAGGYKAVYDIILMDIEMQFMDGMSTAEYIRKFDSNVIIIFITNTPQYAMKGYQVDALDYCLKPLSYFAFSQRMIKAIAKLDNKKEKTIAISLRNGIRKIELSKLLYIEVLNHDLIYHTIDEKIESRGTMREMEEALAKEHFFRCSKCYLVNLEHVNKVDDLSVTVGSDILQISRLKKKQFMDELNKFMNE, encoded by the coding sequence ATGATAAGAATAGCTGTAGTAGAAGATGATGAAAATTACCGTAATGAATTGGGCTCATTTCTTCAAAAGCTTGAAAGTGAAAATAATTATAAATTTAAGATCAGTTATTTTACTGATGGTGATGAGATCGCAGGCGGTTATAAGGCTGTATATGATATTATTCTTATGGATATTGAAATGCAGTTTATGGACGGTATGAGCACTGCTGAATATATAAGAAAGTTTGATAGCAACGTGATCATCATATTTATAACGAATACTCCCCAGTATGCTATGAAAGGATATCAGGTTGATGCTTTGGATTATTGTCTGAAACCTCTTTCGTATTTTGCGTTCTCACAACGGATGATAAAAGCTATAGCAAAGCTTGATAATAAAAAAGAAAAAACAATAGCTATTAGTTTAAGGAATGGAATACGCAAGATAGAGCTCTCAAAGCTTCTATACATAGAAGTCTTAAATCATGATCTGATTTATCATACAATTGATGAGAAAATTGAATCCAGAGGCACTATGCGTGAGATGGAGGAAGCATTGGCAAAAGAGCATTTTTTCAGATGTTCAAAATGTTATCTTGTCAATCTGGAGCACGTGAATAAAGTTGATGATCTTTCTGTTACAGTAGGTTCAGATATTTTACAGATAAGCCGTCTCAAGAAAAAGCAATTTATGGATGAATTAAATAAATTTATGAATGAATAA
- a CDS encoding family 78 glycoside hydrolase catalytic domain → MLKLSKITVEGSENKIVTDVERPHISFSLVSDRENVTIKDACISINGWETHTKEQIRIEYAGEPLKSCRRYPVKIKVTDNTGETAEAETFFETGKLSDDWKGNFITDGDFRFKEKKTSPVPMTFRKRFNCSKKIRRARIYSTAIGIYFMTLNGSRIGEDYFTPGLTSYKHTLQYETYDIGDILSENNELMAIVGGGWAVGAFTFGWKNRITAPRQAFKAEIHIEYEDDSIEIIPTDESWDVTEEGRYRYGDFYNGEIYDARIDYNKINWKKTSFEKVKINPELLAEYGSPVRVHEILKPVSSFKAKSGMIIYDFGQNFAGVINAKINGRDGQEIVFRHTEILMDSELYTEPLRSAKAEARYKCVNGKQEYSPKLTYMGFRYVGVSGIDEKDIELEAFVLYSDIKSTGTFKCSDERINRLQKNIRYSAKSNFMDIPTDCPQRDERMGWTGDIALFAPTACYNFEVNRFLRKWLKDVKNEQRPGGGINVVIPEQGFNYPPAVVAFWGDCCILVPWAMYMAYGDKDILWEMYPVMKKYLGAVKFWAGFACIGRTNRHTWRWFHQYGDWVAPNVKMWACMNRGLWTATADWSNSCSIVSQIAEILGNHEDAEYYKKLKSEIDRAYRKRFLRDDGHMKQQLHPFSRHGLGKKGEFQTGYVLPLAFNMLDADMKEKVLNQLIRMIKEADYHIQTGFPGTPFILFALADNGKADEAYKMLMTDTCPSWLYEVKAGGTTIWERWDALREDGTCNTGNDDGTNGMTSFNHYASGSIGNFFYKRIAGIEPLDAGYKRFSIRPVPGGGLSYASGTLESPYGLIKSEWHIENGKFRINIEVPVGTECELTLPGGKMQRFGSGNYEVCEVYKDA, encoded by the coding sequence ATGTTAAAGCTTTCAAAAATCACAGTCGAGGGAAGTGAAAATAAAATAGTCACTGATGTAGAGAGACCACATATTTCTTTTTCACTGGTCAGCGATAGAGAAAATGTGACGATCAAAGATGCCTGCATAAGCATAAACGGATGGGAAACACATACGAAAGAACAGATCCGTATCGAATATGCAGGAGAGCCTCTTAAGAGCTGCCGGAGATATCCCGTAAAGATCAAAGTTACTGATAATACCGGAGAAACTGCTGAAGCTGAGACATTTTTTGAGACAGGCAAGCTTTCAGATGATTGGAAGGGAAATTTTATAACAGATGGAGATTTCCGTTTTAAGGAAAAGAAAACTTCGCCTGTTCCCATGACTTTTAGAAAAAGGTTCAATTGCAGTAAAAAAATAAGAAGAGCCAGAATTTATTCCACCGCCATCGGAATTTATTTTATGACTCTGAATGGCAGTAGGATAGGAGAGGATTATTTTACTCCGGGGTTAACATCATATAAGCATACGCTCCAATATGAAACATATGATATTGGCGACATTTTATCCGAGAATAACGAGCTCATGGCTATCGTCGGGGGCGGCTGGGCTGTAGGAGCGTTTACATTTGGATGGAAAAACCGTATAACTGCACCCAGACAGGCATTCAAGGCGGAAATCCACATCGAGTACGAAGATGATTCCATAGAGATCATTCCGACAGACGAAAGCTGGGATGTGACCGAAGAAGGACGTTACAGATACGGTGATTTCTATAACGGTGAAATTTACGATGCAAGAATAGATTATAACAAAATTAACTGGAAAAAAACGAGCTTTGAAAAAGTAAAGATAAATCCTGAGCTTTTGGCTGAATATGGTTCACCCGTAAGGGTTCATGAAATCTTAAAGCCCGTGAGCAGCTTTAAGGCAAAATCCGGAATGATAATATATGATTTCGGTCAGAATTTTGCAGGTGTGATAAATGCAAAAATAAACGGCAGAGACGGTCAGGAGATAGTATTCCGGCATACTGAAATACTGATGGATTCAGAGCTTTATACTGAGCCTTTGAGGTCGGCGAAGGCTGAAGCGCGTTATAAGTGTGTAAACGGAAAACAGGAATATTCACCTAAGTTAACCTATATGGGATTCAGATATGTAGGTGTCAGTGGCATAGATGAAAAAGACATTGAACTTGAAGCTTTTGTATTATATTCAGATATTAAATCTACCGGAACCTTTAAATGCTCTGATGAAAGGATCAACCGTCTGCAGAAGAATATCCGCTACAGTGCAAAATCAAACTTCATGGACATTCCCACTGACTGCCCGCAGCGTGATGAGAGAATGGGATGGACCGGTGATATAGCTCTTTTTGCTCCTACAGCCTGTTACAATTTTGAGGTCAACAGATTTTTACGTAAATGGCTTAAGGATGTTAAAAACGAGCAGCGACCGGGAGGCGGGATAAATGTAGTTATCCCTGAACAGGGATTTAATTATCCCCCGGCTGTTGTGGCTTTCTGGGGAGACTGCTGTATTTTGGTTCCATGGGCTATGTATATGGCATATGGAGACAAGGATATTCTGTGGGAAATGTATCCTGTCATGAAAAAATATCTTGGAGCTGTTAAATTCTGGGCAGGTTTTGCGTGCATAGGAAGAACGAACAGACATACCTGGAGATGGTTCCATCAATATGGTGACTGGGTTGCTCCAAATGTAAAAATGTGGGCATGTATGAACAGAGGCCTGTGGACAGCAACTGCCGACTGGTCAAATTCCTGCTCGATAGTTTCACAGATTGCTGAGATTCTGGGAAATCACGAAGACGCTGAATACTATAAAAAGCTGAAATCAGAGATCGACAGGGCTTACAGAAAAAGATTTCTCCGTGATGACGGACATATGAAACAGCAGCTGCATCCATTTTCAAGACATGGTCTGGGTAAAAAGGGAGAGTTTCAGACCGGATATGTTCTCCCTCTTGCATTTAACATGCTGGATGCTGATATGAAGGAAAAAGTCTTAAATCAGCTTATAAGAATGATCAAAGAAGCTGATTATCATATTCAGACAGGTTTTCCGGGAACACCATTTATTCTTTTTGCCCTGGCAGATAATGGAAAGGCTGATGAAGCCTATAAAATGCTGATGACAGATACCTGCCCGTCATGGCTTTACGAGGTGAAGGCAGGTGGAACAACTATTTGGGAAAGATGGGATGCCTTAAGGGAAGATGGAACATGTAATACCGGAAATGATGACGGAACAAATGGAATGACTTCCTTTAACCATTATGCCAGCGGTTCCATAGGGAACTTTTTCTATAAACGTATTGCCGGAATAGAGCCTTTAGATGCCGGTTATAAGAGGTTTTCGATCAGACCTGTTCCGGGCGGCGGATTAAGTTATGCCAGTGGGACTTTGGAAAGTCCATATGGACTCATAAAATCCGAATGGCATATAGAAAACGGGAAATTCAGGATCAATATAGAGGTTCCCGTTGGAACTGAATGTGAACTTACGCTTCCGGGTGGCAAGATGCAAAGATTCGGAAGCGGAAATTATGAAGTCTGTGAGGTTTATAAAGATGCTTGA